The following coding sequences lie in one Benincasa hispida cultivar B227 chromosome 6, ASM972705v1, whole genome shotgun sequence genomic window:
- the LOC120079403 gene encoding uncharacterized protein At5g19025 translates to MVYFPYSISVCKSVDQPTVMASSVNIADSSSKSRNKKMTASSTCSKFPVCHRSRSAVIDIVILIAVVGACGFLLFPYMKLVIVESLEIFGAILYLMGEEVSRAPWVYGSIGLSIFCASLAAWVVLICTSRKCGNPFCKGLRKAAEFDIQLETEECVKNSTPLVKNGVKKGLFELPRDHHRELEAELKKMAPPNGRAVLIFRARCGCSVGRLEVPGPRKQLKKIKK, encoded by the coding sequence ATGGTCTATTTCCCATACTCGATCTCGGTCTGCAAGTCCGTTGACCAACCAACCGTCATGGCGAGTTCAGTGAATATAGCCGATTCAAGTTCCAAATCAAGGAACAAGAAGATGACTGCTTCATCGACTTGTTCGAAATTTCCTGTTTGTCATCGGTCTCGATCGGCCGTAATTGATATTGTGATTTTGATCGCTGTGGTTGGTGCTTGTGGGTTTTTGTTATTTCCTTATATGAAGCTTGTTATCGTTGAATCTCTTGAGATTTTCGGTGCGATTTTGTATTTAATGGGAGAGGAAGTCTCTCGGGCTCCTTGGGTTTATGGATCCATTGGACTTAGCATTTTCTGTGCTTCGTTAGCTGCTTGGGTTGTTTTAATTTGCACGAGCAGGAAATGTGGAAATCCTTTTTGTAAAGGGCTTCGAAAGGCAGCTGAATTCGATATCCAATTGGAGACAGAGGAGTGTGTGAAGAACTCAACTCCATTGGTTAAAAATGGAGTGAAGAAGGGGCTTTTTGAATTGCCCCGTGATCATCACCGTGAATTAGAAGCTGAACTTAAGAAGATGGCACCTCCTAATGGAAGAGCAGTGCTCATTTTTCGAGCAAGATGTGGCTGTTCTGTTGGTAGGTTGGAAGTTCCTGGGCCTAGGAAGCAGCTGAAGAAGATCAAGAAATAG